The following coding sequences are from one Candidatus Borkfalkia ceftriaxoniphila window:
- the trxA gene encoding thioredoxin yields MVREMNTDDFRAALKEGKTLVADFWAAWCGPCRMLGPVLDALSEDYGEKADFVKVNVDDNPDIAEEYGIMSIPCVMVFKNGELSGKNVGFVPKETMREFIDKNI; encoded by the coding sequence ATGGTACGTGAAATGAATACCGACGATTTTCGTGCGGCATTGAAAGAAGGAAAGACGCTCGTCGCCGATTTTTGGGCGGCGTGGTGCGGCCCGTGCCGTATGCTCGGCCCCGTTCTGGACGCGTTGAGCGAAGATTACGGCGAAAAAGCGGACTTTGTCAAGGTGAACGTGGACGACAATCCCGACATTGCCGAAGAGTACGGCATCATGAGCATCCCCTGCGTAATGGTGTTCAAAAACGGCGAACTTTCGGGCAAAAACGTGGGCTTTGTTCCCAAGGAAACCATGCGCGAATTCATCGATAAAAATATCTGA
- a CDS encoding serine hydroxymethyltransferase — translation MIDLTTIRNADAEVYEAMKQELDRQRNNIELIASENFVSPAVMAAAGSHLTNKYAEGLPGKRYYGGCQYVDVVEDLARERVKQLFGCDHANVQPHSGANANTCVYFAMLQPGDTILGMNLSHGGHLTHGSPVNISGKYFKIVPYGVSKESETIDYDELERLAAENQPKMIVAGASAYPRIIDFPRLREIADKVGAYLMVDIAHIAGLVAAGLHPSPVPYADFVTTTTHKTLRGPRGGVIMCKEQYAKAIDKAVFPGMQGGPLMHVIAAKAVAFKEALSPEFKEYQRQVVKNAAAMADEFTKCGVRLVSGGTDNHLMLVDLRDKNMTGKELEKMLDEVNITVNKNTIPFEETSPFVTSGIRLGTPSITSRGFTEEDARTIARLITKIIDEREAAFETVRAEVKRLCDKHPLYQDDIL, via the coding sequence ATGATTGATTTAACGACCATTCGAAATGCCGACGCCGAAGTGTATGAGGCGATGAAACAGGAACTCGACCGCCAGAGGAACAATATCGAGTTGATCGCGAGCGAAAATTTCGTTTCCCCCGCGGTGATGGCGGCGGCGGGCAGCCACCTGACCAATAAATATGCCGAAGGTCTGCCCGGCAAGCGCTATTATGGCGGCTGTCAGTACGTGGACGTCGTGGAAGACCTGGCGCGCGAGCGCGTCAAGCAGTTGTTCGGCTGCGATCATGCCAACGTCCAGCCGCACAGCGGCGCAAACGCCAATACATGCGTGTATTTTGCCATGTTGCAGCCGGGCGATACCATTCTGGGCATGAATCTTTCGCACGGCGGACACCTCACGCACGGCAGTCCCGTCAATATTTCGGGAAAATATTTCAAGATCGTCCCTTACGGCGTTTCCAAAGAGAGCGAAACCATTGATTACGACGAGTTGGAACGCCTTGCCGCGGAAAACCAACCGAAAATGATCGTCGCGGGCGCGAGCGCGTATCCGCGCATCATCGACTTTCCGCGCCTCCGCGAGATCGCGGATAAAGTCGGCGCGTATCTGATGGTGGATATCGCCCATATCGCGGGACTCGTGGCGGCGGGATTGCATCCTTCGCCCGTGCCGTACGCCGATTTCGTCACCACAACCACGCATAAAACGCTGCGCGGGCCGCGCGGCGGCGTCATCATGTGCAAAGAACAGTACGCCAAAGCCATCGACAAAGCGGTGTTCCCCGGAATGCAGGGCGGGCCTTTGATGCACGTCATCGCGGCGAAAGCGGTCGCCTTCAAAGAGGCGCTCTCGCCCGAATTCAAAGAGTATCAGCGTCAGGTCGTCAAAAACGCCGCCGCCATGGCGGACGAATTCACGAAATGCGGCGTGCGCCTCGTTTCGGGCGGCACGGACAACCATCTGATGCTCGTGGATCTACGCGATAAAAATATGACGGGCAAAGAACTGGAAAAAATGCTCGACGAGGTGAATATCACCGTCAATAAAAATACGATCCCCTTTGAGGAAACCAGCCCGTTCGTGACCAGTGGTATCCGTCTGGGCACGCCTTCGATCACTTCCCGCGGCTTTACCGAGGAAGATGCGCGCACGATCGCCCGCCTGATCACGAAGATCATCGACGAGCGCGAGGCGGCGTTCGAAACCGTCCGCGCCGAAGTGAAAAGACTTTGCGACAAGCATCCCTTGTATCAGGACGATATTCTGTAA
- a CDS encoding DUF6809 family protein: protein MQNIFEQIYFQNKCNGEKVPLSQEYKRLAQILIEKEKILLEKLEDNAELKKLFSEFGDAEMQTHARSVFEFYRDGFFTGFRLAMEMFDGSDA, encoded by the coding sequence ATGCAAAACATATTCGAACAAATTTATTTTCAAAACAAATGCAACGGCGAAAAAGTTCCTTTGAGCCAAGAATATAAACGCCTTGCGCAGATCCTGATCGAAAAAGAAAAAATTCTTCTTGAAAAACTTGAAGACAATGCGGAATTGAAAAAACTGTTTTCCGAATTCGGCGACGCCGAAATGCAGACGCACGCCCGAAGCGTATTCGAATTTTATCGTGACGGTTTTTTTACGGGATTTCGGCTCGCAATGGAAATGTTCGACGGCAGCGACGCGTAA
- a CDS encoding ECF transporter S component: MQEEHLHAAAPVEEPPARKEKFFSARRIAKIALLSALAYVVTFLEFPIFPAAPFLKLDFSAVFVLLGGFMYGPVTAVVISGVKELLSLLDTQTAGVGELANFLLTFSFIIVPTFVYRYKKGIKTVCITLAVGCVLLNAAGLVVNRYINFPLYAQFLSMTAAEAFAVLWWYIVLFNLVKGIAVSLVTVLLYKRISRLFNRF; this comes from the coding sequence ATGCAGGAAGAACACCTTCACGCGGCCGCGCCCGTCGAAGAGCCCCCCGCGCGCAAAGAAAAGTTTTTCAGCGCCCGCCGCATCGCGAAGATCGCGCTTTTGTCCGCGCTCGCCTATGTCGTCACCTTTTTGGAATTCCCGATTTTTCCCGCGGCTCCCTTTCTGAAGTTGGATTTTTCCGCCGTCTTTGTCCTTTTGGGCGGATTTATGTACGGGCCCGTCACCGCCGTCGTCATCAGCGGCGTCAAGGAACTTTTGTCCCTTCTCGATACGCAGACCGCGGGCGTGGGGGAACTTGCGAACTTTCTTCTCACCTTTTCCTTCATCATCGTGCCTACGTTCGTCTATCGTTACAAAAAGGGCATCAAGACCGTTTGCATAACGCTCGCCGTCGGCTGCGTCCTTTTAAACGCCGCGGGGCTCGTCGTAAACCGCTATATCAATTTTCCGTTGTACGCGCAGTTTCTCAGCATGACCGCCGCCGAGGCTTTTGCGGTGCTTTGGTGGTATATCGTGCTTTTCAATCTCGTCAAGGGAATTGCCGTATCTCTCGTGACCGTCCTTCTGTATAAGAGAATTTCTCGGCTATTCAATAGATTTTAA
- the tsaE gene encoding tRNA (adenosine(37)-N6)-threonylcarbamoyltransferase complex ATPase subunit type 1 TsaE, with protein MYYTVDMVTDSEEQTIEFAAQYARTLKKGDVVLLGGEMGAGKTVFVKGVAKAFGIEDEIVSPTYAYMNDYQGKLYHYDCYRLQNGGQAEALGLTDYFYADGVCLIEWAENIESVLPPHCKKVTIRKTEENRREITVE; from the coding sequence ATGTACTATACTGTTGATATGGTTACCGACAGCGAAGAACAAACGATTGAATTTGCCGCGCAGTACGCCCGCACCCTCAAAAAGGGCGACGTGGTGCTTCTGGGCGGCGAAATGGGCGCGGGCAAAACGGTTTTCGTCAAGGGAGTCGCTAAGGCTTTCGGGATCGAGGACGAGATCGTCAGCCCCACCTACGCGTACATGAACGACTATCAGGGGAAATTGTACCATTACGACTGTTACCGCCTGCAAAACGGCGGCCAGGCGGAGGCGTTGGGCTTGACCGATTATTTTTATGCGGACGGCGTATGCCTCATCGAATGGGCGGAAAATATCGAGAGTGTTCTTCCCCCGCACTGCAAAAAGGTGACGATTCGGAAAACAGAGGAAAACAGACGGGAAATCACGGTAGAATGA
- the tsaB gene encoding tRNA (adenosine(37)-N6)-threonylcarbamoyltransferase complex dimerization subunit type 1 TsaB, whose translation MNYLAIDTSSKYLTVIACREGTESVVFASDCALQHSVRLMDAIENAMAQANLGVSDCDFFCAVTGPGSFTGIRIGVSAVKGFCLGTSAPAMGVTSFEVLAYNTEKACLAVIDAARGNYYVCGFDPNKQIDIAPRYVSEAELLPLMRGRVAVSADELPFAYTKADVAAGLSRAVRARVLKKDMGEIAAFYLKKSQAEEEKK comes from the coding sequence ATGAATTATCTTGCAATCGATACGAGTTCCAAATATTTAACGGTGATCGCGTGCAGAGAGGGGACGGAAAGCGTTGTTTTCGCGTCCGATTGCGCTTTGCAGCATTCCGTGCGCTTGATGGACGCAATCGAAAACGCAATGGCTCAGGCGAACCTCGGCGTTTCCGATTGCGATTTTTTCTGCGCGGTCACGGGGCCCGGTTCTTTTACGGGCATCCGCATCGGCGTGTCCGCCGTCAAGGGGTTCTGTTTGGGGACAAGCGCTCCCGCCATGGGGGTAACCTCTTTCGAGGTGCTGGCATATAATACGGAGAAAGCGTGTCTTGCGGTCATAGACGCCGCCCGCGGCAACTATTACGTATGCGGGTTTGACCCGAATAAGCAGATCGATATCGCGCCCCGCTATGTTTCCGAAGCGGAACTTTTGCCGCTCATGCGGGGAAGGGTGGCCGTTTCCGCGGACGAGTTGCCGTTCGCATATACGAAAGCGGACGTTGCGGCAGGGTTGTCCCGTGCGGTGCGGGCGCGCGTTCTGAAAAAAGATATGGGTGAGATCGCCGCTTTTTATCTGAAAAAAAGTCAGGCGGAAGAGGAGAAAAAATGA
- the rimI gene encoding ribosomal protein S18-alanine N-acetyltransferase yields the protein MIFREWKYEDIAAISELEKACFRDPWSFQMLADSFMGGRFRTILCEEDGKIVGYGGAIVGLDEADIANIAVDEAHRGKKIGRKLVRKLEENLQKEGMKRVFLEVRVSNSAALALYLKCGFCGKFVRPRYYGDGEDAVIMAKDLT from the coding sequence ATGATTTTCAGGGAGTGGAAATACGAGGACATCGCCGCCATCTCCGAACTGGAAAAGGCGTGTTTTCGCGATCCGTGGAGTTTTCAGATGCTTGCCGATTCGTTTATGGGCGGCCGTTTCCGCACGATCTTGTGCGAAGAAGACGGAAAGATCGTCGGTTACGGCGGCGCGATCGTCGGCCTTGACGAGGCGGATATCGCCAACATTGCCGTAGACGAGGCGCATCGCGGCAAAAAGATCGGCAGAAAACTTGTCCGCAAACTGGAAGAGAATTTGCAAAAAGAGGGCATGAAGCGCGTCTTTCTGGAAGTGCGCGTTTCCAACAGCGCGGCGCTCGCCCTGTATTTGAAATGCGGTTTCTGCGGAAAATTCGTCCGCCCGCGCTACTACGGCGACGGCGAGGACGCCGTCATCATGGCCAAAGATCTGACGTAA
- a CDS encoding alpha/beta fold hydrolase, whose product MSESEVSLIQEGAGEDLVLLHGYLSCKESFYWQIKYFSKYFRVTAFDFWGFGKSPPLTEPWSVDDYAAHTLALLDELHIGRAHLLTHSFGGRVGLKLLAAHGERFLKAVFTGCAGIPPKRGISYRAKVFSYRAVRKIAPRYAEKHFGSAEYRTLSPVMRESYKKIVNEDLTPCLKDVRNPVLFVFGQQDTATPLYMGKILSEGVRDGALVTMRGTHFCFSEDPDSFNRIAGEFLR is encoded by the coding sequence TTGTCCGAAAGCGAAGTTTCGCTGATTCAGGAGGGCGCGGGCGAAGATCTCGTGCTGCTGCACGGGTATCTCTCGTGCAAAGAAAGTTTTTACTGGCAGATAAAATATTTTTCAAAGTACTTCCGCGTCACCGCCTTCGACTTCTGGGGATTCGGCAAGAGCCCGCCCCTCACGGAGCCGTGGTCGGTGGACGATTACGCGGCGCATACGCTCGCGCTTTTAGACGAACTGCATATCGGCCGCGCGCATCTTCTGACGCATTCGTTCGGCGGCAGGGTGGGGCTGAAACTTCTCGCCGCGCACGGCGAACGCTTTTTGAAAGCCGTGTTTACGGGCTGCGCGGGCATTCCGCCCAAGCGCGGGATCTCGTACCGCGCAAAGGTTTTTTCCTACCGCGCCGTGCGCAAGATCGCGCCCCGCTACGCCGAAAAACATTTCGGTTCGGCGGAATACAGAACGCTTTCTCCCGTCATGCGGGAAAGTTATAAAAAGATCGTCAACGAAGATCTGACGCCCTGTCTGAAAGACGTTCGCAATCCCGTTCTGTTCGTATTCGGGCAGCAAGATACCGCCACGCCCCTCTATATGGGCAAAATTCTGAGCGAAGGCGTACGGGACGGCGCGCTCGTCACGATGCGCGGCACGCATTTTTGTTTCAGCGAAGATCCCGATTCATTCAACAGGATCGCGGGGGAGTTTTTGCGCTGA
- a CDS encoding Mur ligase family protein has protein sequence MFSLPNIAEYFLISLAMAALCCLCTFKLLGGLQQLGYDGKKYAGWLTKKGNMAWSRLALLGFLAALSSAVLAVCFAFTGKAAAYISLVPFPLFFGLYFYADKRALKVPLVPTNRVKHIYLAEYVLFLLAGAAIVLAVNAAAHYSGIGIVRDLRYVPLALLPVLLPLLVRAANFFDSLYENPKNARYVAKAKQKLAESKAVRIGITGSFAKTSVKNILAAMLSEKHTVLATPASYNTPLGIAKFINGTDLDGCEYFIAEMGARHVGDIEELCKLVEPDHCILTGICGQHLETFLSLENVKCAKGEILTGTKEGGFAVFGEDENVRSLAENCEGLVKVFAGEGGEVCAKNVRTSPDGIDFDLMFGILREKAHCKLLGAHNARNIAAAAAMAWKLGATREDIVAAIGKLEFVPHRLQKLDGEGVTILDDSYNSNIEGAKAAIDVLCDFGGTKFVVTPGLVEMGILEESANAALGEKLVAADRVILVGATLAGELKNGYLKAGGEKEKLTLVPTLDKAKEILAAELKTGDTVLFLNDLPDIY, from the coding sequence ATGTTTTCATTACCGAATATCGCGGAATATTTTCTCATATCCCTCGCCATGGCGGCGCTGTGCTGTCTGTGCACGTTCAAGTTGTTGGGCGGATTGCAGCAGTTGGGATACGACGGGAAAAAATACGCCGGATGGCTGACGAAAAAGGGGAATATGGCATGGTCGCGCCTGGCGCTTCTCGGCTTTCTCGCCGCGCTCTCCTCGGCGGTGCTCGCGGTCTGTTTTGCCTTTACGGGCAAGGCGGCGGCTTACATATCTCTCGTTCCCTTCCCGCTCTTTTTCGGACTGTATTTCTATGCCGATAAGCGCGCTCTGAAAGTGCCGCTCGTTCCCACGAACCGCGTCAAGCACATTTATCTTGCCGAATACGTTCTCTTTTTGCTCGCAGGCGCGGCGATCGTTCTGGCGGTCAACGCCGCGGCGCACTATTCGGGCATCGGGATCGTGCGGGATCTCCGCTACGTGCCTCTCGCGCTGTTGCCCGTTCTTTTGCCGCTGTTGGTAAGAGCGGCAAACTTTTTCGACAGTCTGTACGAAAATCCCAAGAACGCGCGCTACGTCGCGAAAGCCAAACAAAAACTTGCGGAAAGCAAAGCCGTCCGCATCGGTATCACGGGGAGTTTCGCCAAGACGAGCGTGAAAAACATTCTCGCCGCCATGCTATCCGAAAAGCATACGGTGCTCGCCACGCCCGCCTCGTACAATACGCCGCTGGGCATAGCGAAATTCATCAACGGGACGGACCTCGACGGCTGCGAATATTTCATCGCCGAAATGGGCGCGCGGCACGTGGGAGATATCGAAGAGTTGTGCAAACTGGTCGAGCCCGACCACTGTATCCTCACGGGCATCTGCGGCCAGCATCTGGAAACTTTTTTATCCCTCGAAAACGTCAAGTGCGCCAAGGGCGAGATCTTAACGGGCACCAAAGAGGGCGGATTTGCCGTATTCGGAGAGGATGAAAACGTGCGTTCGCTCGCCGAAAACTGCGAGGGGCTTGTCAAAGTGTTCGCGGGCGAAGGGGGCGAAGTGTGCGCAAAAAACGTGCGCACGAGCCCGGACGGCATCGATTTCGATTTAATGTTCGGAATATTGCGGGAAAAGGCGCACTGTAAACTGCTCGGCGCGCACAACGCGCGCAATATCGCGGCGGCGGCGGCCATGGCGTGGAAACTGGGCGCCACGCGGGAAGACATCGTCGCGGCGATCGGAAAACTCGAATTCGTGCCGCACCGCCTGCAAAAACTGGACGGGGAGGGCGTGACCATTCTCGACGACAGTTACAATTCCAACATCGAGGGCGCGAAAGCCGCGATAGACGTTTTGTGTGACTTCGGGGGGACGAAATTTGTCGTGACGCCGGGGCTCGTGGAAATGGGCATTCTGGAAGAATCGGCAAACGCCGCGCTGGGCGAAAAACTCGTCGCGGCGGACCGCGTTATCTTGGTCGGCGCAACGCTTGCGGGCGAACTGAAAAACGGGTATCTGAAAGCGGGCGGCGAAAAGGAAAAACTGACGCTCGTGCCCACGCTCGACAAAGCGAAAGAGATCCTCGCCGCCGAGTTGAAAACGGGGGATACGGTCTTGTTTTTAAACGATCTGCCCGATATATATTGA
- a CDS encoding ATP-binding protein produces the protein MRKNVIVVFGGMSSENEISVITGTMVSNLVDEEKYGVYPVYLNTDGEMFADKRLRDVSFYSDPSFRKKAGRALIADGKLYRRKGSRLKELCKADVILNCCHGRGGEDGAVAAIADLNKLANASPDLLASSLFMDKAATKLAARALGVKCADSFKICKRDYDKRGKMAIKCVETRLKYPVIIKPSRQGSSIGIIVAHDKNELVGALETAFAYDDIVLAEKFFAEKREINCAAYRKGGDVIVSECEEPALKREILTFQDKYIEGGKERTAAFPARISKRDETLIKGYTKLLYKRLDLRGIVRADFLISGGEVYFNEMNTVPGSLAYYLFCEKLGDFKEVLTDVIEQGLVERAVKDGQKVALSCGVINKMPAAHGKRL, from the coding sequence ATGCGCAAAAACGTAATCGTCGTTTTCGGCGGAATGTCTTCGGAAAACGAAATTTCCGTTATCACGGGCACGATGGTATCCAACCTCGTGGACGAAGAAAAATACGGGGTGTATCCCGTCTATCTCAACACGGACGGCGAAATGTTCGCCGACAAGCGCCTCAGGGACGTTTCCTTTTATTCCGATCCCTCTTTCCGAAAAAAAGCGGGGCGGGCGCTGATTGCGGACGGCAAACTGTATCGGCGCAAGGGCAGCCGCCTCAAAGAGTTGTGCAAGGCCGACGTGATCCTGAACTGCTGTCACGGCCGCGGCGGCGAGGACGGCGCCGTCGCCGCAATTGCCGACCTCAACAAACTCGCCAACGCCTCGCCAGATCTTCTCGCCTCTTCTCTCTTTATGGATAAGGCTGCGACGAAACTCGCCGCCCGCGCGCTGGGCGTCAAATGCGCCGATTCCTTTAAGATCTGCAAGCGCGATTACGACAAGCGCGGCAAAATGGCGATCAAGTGCGTGGAAACGCGCCTGAAATATCCCGTCATCATCAAGCCGTCGCGGCAGGGCTCGTCCATCGGCATCATCGTGGCGCACGATAAAAACGAACTTGTAGGCGCGCTCGAAACCGCTTTTGCCTACGACGACATCGTGCTCGCGGAAAAATTTTTCGCCGAAAAGCGGGAGATCAACTGCGCCGCTTACCGCAAAGGGGGCGACGTGATCGTTTCCGAATGCGAGGAGCCCGCGCTCAAACGGGAGATTTTGACCTTTCAGGATAAATACATAGAGGGCGGCAAGGAGCGCACCGCGGCGTTTCCCGCCCGTATTTCCAAACGCGACGAAACGCTCATCAAGGGCTATACCAAACTTTTATATAAGCGGCTGGATCTGCGCGGCATCGTGCGCGCCGATTTTCTCATCAGCGGCGGCGAAGTGTATTTCAATGAAATGAACACCGTGCCCGGTTCGCTCGCGTATTATCTTTTCTGCGAGAAACTCGGCGATTTTAAAGAAGTTCTGACCGACGTTATCGAGCAGGGGCTTGTTGAGCGCGCCGTCAAGGACGGGCAGAAAGTGGCGCTCTCGTGCGGCGTCATCAACAAAATGCCCGCCGCTCACGGCAAACGCTTGTAA
- a CDS encoding NADP-dependent isocitrate dehydrogenase has protein sequence MQKIRMKTPLVEMDGDEMTRVLWQWIKEILIMPYVDLKTEYYDLGLENRDATDDKVTVDAANANKKYGVGVKCATITPNAQRVEEYKLKQMWKSPNGTIRKILDGTVFRAPILAKGITPYIPTWTAPIVLARHAYGDVYSSVEAAAEQGDSAYLSVVGADGKEKEKILVHSFAKSGGVVQGMHNTDESISGFARSCFQYALDLKFPLWFATKDTISKKYDHHFKDIFEELYEKEYKEKFEASGIYYMYTLIDDAVARIVRSNGGVLWACKNYDGDVMSDMVATAYGSLGMMTSVLVSPDGNYEYEAAHGTVTRHYYKHRKGEETSTNSVATIFAWTGALAKRGELDEIPELTAFAKKLEKATVKTIEEGKMTGDLVPLFKAEGIAPQKLNSREFLQAIAEKL, from the coding sequence ATGCAAAAGATCCGAATGAAGACTCCTCTCGTCGAGATGGACGGCGACGAAATGACGCGCGTGCTGTGGCAGTGGATCAAAGAGATCCTGATCATGCCCTACGTGGATTTAAAGACGGAATATTACGATCTGGGATTGGAAAACCGCGACGCGACCGACGATAAAGTGACCGTGGACGCGGCGAATGCCAATAAAAAATACGGGGTAGGCGTCAAGTGCGCCACCATCACGCCCAACGCGCAGCGCGTGGAAGAATATAAACTCAAACAAATGTGGAAGAGTCCCAACGGCACCATCCGCAAGATCCTGGACGGCACGGTATTCCGTGCGCCCATTCTCGCCAAGGGCATCACGCCCTATATTCCCACATGGACGGCGCCCATCGTGCTGGCGCGTCACGCCTACGGGGACGTGTATTCGAGCGTAGAGGCCGCGGCGGAACAAGGCGACAGCGCGTATCTGAGCGTAGTCGGCGCGGACGGCAAGGAAAAAGAAAAGATACTCGTTCATTCTTTTGCAAAGAGCGGCGGCGTCGTGCAGGGAATGCACAATACCGATGAGTCTATCTCGGGCTTTGCGCGCTCGTGTTTCCAATACGCGCTCGATTTGAAATTCCCGCTGTGGTTCGCCACTAAGGATACCATTTCCAAAAAATACGATCATCATTTCAAGGACATCTTCGAGGAATTGTACGAAAAAGAGTACAAAGAGAAATTCGAGGCGTCGGGTATCTATTATATGTACACGCTGATCGACGACGCGGTGGCGCGCATCGTGCGCAGCAACGGCGGCGTGCTGTGGGCTTGCAAGAACTACGACGGCGACGTGATGAGCGACATGGTAGCGACCGCGTACGGCTCGCTGGGCATGATGACCTCGGTGCTCGTATCTCCCGACGGCAATTACGAATACGAGGCGGCGCACGGCACCGTCACGCGCCATTATTACAAGCATCGAAAAGGGGAAGAAACTTCCACCAATTCGGTGGCGACCATTTTCGCCTGGACGGGCGCGCTTGCAAAGCGCGGAGAACTGGACGAAATCCCCGAACTGACGGCGTTCGCCAAAAAACTGGAAAAGGCGACCGTCAAGACCATCGAGGAAGGCAAAATGACGGGCGATCTTGTGCCTCTGTTCAAGGCGGAAGGGATCGCGCCGCAAAAACTGAATTCCCGCGAATTTTTACAAGCGATCGCGGAAAAATTATAA
- a CDS encoding helix-turn-helix transcriptional regulator, which translates to MTDNFVERLKELMEDLKVSGRGLAKILNIGYTTVACWVSGNTKPRYDKLIQLAELNHSSIDYMLGLTDNDKLTLSKNPKSFHERFIILSKISGLSDYKIAQACGVAHSSVSRWRHEGTIPDTNALIKLAELFDCSVEYLLGRTD; encoded by the coding sequence ATGACAGATAACTTTGTGGAAAGATTAAAAGAGTTGATGGAAGACTTAAAAGTTTCGGGCAGAGGCTTGGCAAAGATACTGAATATCGGTTACACAACAGTCGCTTGTTGGGTGAGTGGAAATACAAAACCGCGTTACGATAAATTGATTCAGTTGGCGGAATTAAACCACAGTTCCATTGATTATATGTTAGGATTGACTGATAACGATAAATTAACTTTAAGCAAAAATCCAAAATCATTTCATGAAAGGTTTATTATTCTTTCGAAAATAAGCGGTTTAAGCGATTATAAAATTGCGCAGGCGTGCGGAGTCGCGCATTCCTCAGTTTCGAGATGGAGGCATGAAGGAACGATACCCGACACGAATGCGCTTATTAAATTGGCGGAATTGTTTGATTGCTCGGTAGAATATTTATTGGGCAGAACAGACTAA
- the argF gene encoding ornithine carbamoyltransferase gives MDINKFSPKFKVSSPNLINLSRLTTEDIFEYLYAAKALKTKYRAGENPALLKHKTIALLFGNVSTRTRISFEMGIRQLGGDFLFLPKGETQLSRGESIRDTAAMFKRYGFSALILRAFSTEEIETFAKYSGLPVINGISENAHPLQILSDLFTIWEHKGKLENLKLAYIGDGNNIANTLLMGCAKCDMNITLASPNNYRPSESMLERAMQYADIQLTSDVREAVQNADIVYTDVFISMGDAESEEKKRVLRRYRVTEELMSLAKPDALFMHCMPVHRGEEVTEEVLDGPQSIVYEQAENRLHLNKAALALLVK, from the coding sequence ATGGATATCAATAAATTTTCACCGAAATTTAAGGTGTCTTCGCCCAACCTGATCAACCTTTCCAGGCTGACCACAGAGGACATTTTCGAATATCTGTACGCCGCCAAGGCGCTCAAAACAAAGTACCGCGCGGGAGAAAATCCCGCTCTTTTGAAACATAAGACGATCGCGCTTTTGTTCGGCAACGTTTCCACCCGCACGCGCATCTCTTTCGAAATGGGCATCCGCCAGTTAGGCGGAGATTTTCTTTTTCTCCCCAAAGGCGAAACGCAACTTTCGCGCGGCGAGAGCATCCGCGATACTGCCGCCATGTTCAAGCGCTACGGCTTTTCCGCGCTGATCCTGCGCGCGTTCTCCACGGAAGAGATCGAAACGTTCGCAAAATACAGCGGTCTGCCCGTCATCAACGGCATCAGCGAAAACGCTCATCCGTTGCAGATCCTTTCCGATCTGTTCACGATCTGGGAACATAAAGGGAAACTCGAAAATCTGAAACTTGCGTATATCGGGGACGGAAACAACATTGCCAATACCCTTTTGATGGGCTGCGCAAAGTGCGATATGAATATTACGCTCGCCAGCCCCAACAATTACCGCCCTTCCGAATCCATGCTGGAACGCGCCATGCAGTATGCCGACATTCAACTGACTTCGGACGTGCGGGAAGCGGTGCAGAACGCGGATATCGTCTACACCGACGTGTTTATTTCCATGGGCGACGCCGAATCGGAGGAAAAGAAACGGGTTTTGCGCCGCTACCGCGTGACCGAAGAACTGATGTCGCTCGCCAAACCCGACGCGCTGTTCATGCACTGTATGCCCGTGCACCGCGGCGAGGAAGTGACGGAAGAAGTGCTCGACGGCCCGCAGTCCATCGTCTACGAACAGGCGGAAAACCGCCTGCACCTCAACAAAGCGGCGCTCGCGCTGCTCGTGAAATAA